Proteins from a single region of Aythya fuligula isolate bAytFul2 chromosome 3, bAytFul2.pri, whole genome shotgun sequence:
- the LOC116487712 gene encoding E3 SUMO-protein ligase ZNF451-like isoform X1, producing the protein MEPYGSAAGSERRSSASESEDEIEFVGEGPLRPVLECIDLVSSEDEEPNSSSYDHRNARRKDHIDYQKERVASTLDRLARHVEVEKQQKEEKNKAFKEKVDSQYAHGLQELEFIREHSDTEAARLCVDQWLKMPGLKPGTVNSGRRGAYQRGGQTQVNSSPISCPVMRCNRNFDNGHLLLGHLKRFDHSPCDPTVTLHGPPNNAVACVICCKRFSTLQQYTDHLLSKLNENDGHKKDLPPQHIQCFACPQCFLLFTKRDECLQHMSGKKHFLQVYKLLEEKKDGFPLPFPSYAKKLLISLCKEVPFQVKCISCSQILRSHMELTAHFRTRCRNSGPVALSKKSISQIAGVFKTKGHCEGCDKLLADEKEITQHKQSTQHNVKVHATMEESILMFCHINEKNKDSSHLSHTMDRSRTLLKRHLTSNESINEGGSPSKRKSELPDKNEDHIGNQSQSNASKVKAWFCECLQKFFTEEAVENHILSANRICHKCAVCGKLAENSSIIHLHMSRFHGGAHLTNFLFWCRACSVDLLKEKDIMRHVTERHGGHSYYYEQEALADEPMPSVSDTACIYTSERKDRTPSPMELSPEKSPVLGKWQCRICEEMFESEDSVKQHCMSLESHAFHRYCCGLCKSHFRKVGTLQRHFQEHHNEEIQIKFFCGLCGNLFFDKEEEFLIHYKELHSMDYAFVPEQMEVSIKEDDDFLPVEKGERLTCGCRTSYISKINRRNDYVNCQKAMLQKGNLWFRCCFCSKTAQNVADLNSHLNCHASVKSKQEMYVVRCAACNKNFDDLQSAHQHYHTKHCFLQKPDISDLTPELENTVFKFTASGACVDKKPHESKLHAYPSKTQEKPQSPPLQGPFPVKKEKKENSAHCEEPGEDSELPDLDYLSTMTHIVLVDLDNWGNLFTQLPANLNQGTFIWGFQGGHSNWKPPVQCRIYNYLKRIGCFFLHPRCGTRREAADFALCVHAGRLDEHLPKQIPFTILSGDKSFLELETQFKMTQRSARILNPHHIEGDMMCALLNSISDTTKDSEEDEDMELTVKRSLEEKKKQEEEDAELEEAIKRSLEEM; encoded by the exons GAGAAAGTTGATTCCCAGTATGCTCACGGGTTGCAGGAACTAGAATTTATTCGGGAACACAGTGACACAGAAGCCGCAAGACTATGCGTGGACCAGTGGTTAAAAATGCCAG gTCTCAAACCGGGCACTGTTAACAGTGGAAGAAGGGGTGCTTATCAGAGGGGAGGTCAGACACAAGTCAACAGCAGTCCCATTTCTTGTCCTGTGATGCGTTGCAACAGAAATTTTGATAATGGGCATCTTCTCCTAGGTCACCTGAAAAG GTTTGATCACTCTCCTTGTGACCCAACAGTCACATTGCATGGACCCCCAAATAATGCTGTTGCCTGTGTGATATGCTGCAAAAGATTTTCCACCTTACAGCAGTACACTGATCATCTTTTATCTAAG ctaaATGAAAATGACGGACATAAAAAAGATCTCCCTCCACAGCATATTCAGTGTTTTGCATGCCCGCAGtgcttcctcctcttcaccaAAAGAGATGAGTGCTTGCAGCATATGTCAGGAAAGAAGCACTTCCTCCAGGTTTATAAATTGCTTG aggaaaagaaggatggctttcctctgcctttcccGTCATATGCAAAGAAACTGCTGATATCTCTCTGCAAAGAGGTCCCCTTCCAAGTGAAGTGCATATCCTGCTCCCAGATACTGCGCTCACACATGGAATTAACAGCTCATTTCAG AACACGTTGTCGTAATTCTGGCCCCGTGGCGCTGTCCAAGAAGAGCATCTCCCAGATCGCAGGGGTGTTCAAGACAAAAGGTCACTGTGAGGGCTGTGATAAGCTGCTTGCTGACGAGAAGGAGATCACCCAGCATAAGCAGAGCACTCAGCACAACGTTAAAGTTCATGCTACAATGGAAGAGTCCATCTTGATGTTCTGTCacatcaatgaaaaaaataaagactcaTCTCATTTGAGCCACACTATGGATCGATCAAGAACATTGCTCAAGAGACATTTGACGTCGAATGAATCAATCAATGAAGGTGGTTCTCCTTCAAAACGGAAGAGTGAACTGCCAGATAAGAACGAAGATCACATAGGAAACCAAAGTCAAAGTAATGCTAGCAAGGTAAAAGCCTGGTTTTGTGAATGCCTTCAGAAGTTTTTTACCGAAGAGGCAGTAGAAAACCACATTTTGTCAGCAAATAGGATCTGTCACAAGTGTGCTGTGTGCGGAAAGCTTGCTGAAAATTCAAGCATTATCCACCTGCACATGAGCCGATTCCATGGGGGAGCACACTTGACCAACTTCCTCTTCTGGTGCAGAGCATGCTCTGTAGATCTCCTCAAAGAAAAGGATATTATGAGGCACGTGACTGAACGTCATGGTGGACATAGTTACTATTACGAGCAAGAAGCTCTAGCAGATGAGCCTATGCCATCAGTTTCTGACACCGCATGCATTTACACCAGTGAAAGGAAAGACCGCACTCCCAGTCCTATGGAGCTCTCCCCTGAAAAAAGTCCTGTTCTGGGAAAATGGCAATGCCGCATTTGCGAGGAGATGTTTGAGTCTGAAGACAGTGTTAAACAGCACTGCATGTCCCTAGAAAGCCACGCGTTTCACAGGTATTGCTGTGGGTTGTGCAAAAGCCACTTTCGGAAAGTAGGAACACTGCAGCGACACTTCCAAGAGCATCATAACGAAGAGATACAAATTAAATTCTTCTGTGGCCTTTGTGGTAATCTCTTCTTTGACAAAGAGGAAGAATTCCTAATCCATTATAAAGAGCTTCATAGCATGGACTATGCGTTTGTGCCTGAACAGATGGAAGTATCGATAAAAGAAGACGATGACTTCCTCCCAGTAGAAAAGGGAGAGCGTTTAACCTGTGGCTGCCGGACCAGTTACATCTCCAAAATAAACAGGAGGAACGACTACGTGAATTGTCAGAAAGCCATGCTGCAAAAAGGAAACTTATGGTTTCGCTGTTGCTTCTGCTCCAAAACTGCACAGAACGTCGCCGACCTGAACAGCCATCTCAACTGCCACGCGTCAGTGAAAAGTAAGCAAGAGATGTATGTTGTCAGGTGTGCTGCGTGCAACAAAAACTTTGACGATCTTCAGAGCGCGCATCAACACTATCACACGAAACACTGCTTCTTGCAGAAACCTGATATATCAGATCTAACGCCGGAATTGGAAAATACAGTGTTCAAGTTCACAGCAAGCGGGGCTTGCGTGGACAAAAAGCCCCACGAATCAAAATTGCATGCATACCCATCCAAGACTCAGGAAAAACCACAGTCTCCTCCTCTGCAGGGACCATTCcctgtaaagaaagaaaaaaaagaaaactctgcaCACTGTGAAGAGCCCGGTGAAG ACAGCGAACTTCCTGACCTTGACTACCTGAGTACCATGACTCACATTGTGTTGGTGGATCTGGACAACTGGGGAAACTTATTCACGCAGCTGCCAGCCAACCTGAACCAAGGGACATTTATCTGGGGCTTTCAAG GAGGACACAGCAACTGGAAACCTCCAGTGCAGTGCAGAATTTATAATTATCTTAAGAGGATTGGATGCTTCTTCCTTCATCCACGTTGTGGTACCAGAAGAGAGGCAGCAGACTTTGCTCTCTGTGTTCAT GCTGGTCGTCTGGATGAGCACTTGCCCAAACAAATTCCTTTCACTATACTTTCCGGAGACAAAAGCTTCCTGGAACTGGAAACTCAGTTTAAGATGACTCAGCGGTCAGCTCGCATCCTAAATCCCCACCACATTGAAGGAGACATGATGTGTGCCTTGCTAAACAGCATTTCAGATACCACAAAAG atagcGAAGAGGATGAAGATATGGAACTGACAGTGAAAAGgagcttagaagaaaaaaagaaacaggaag AGGAAGATGCAGAATTGGAAGAAGCTATCAAGAGAAGCCTTGAGGAGATGTAA
- the BAG2 gene encoding BAG family molecular chaperone regulator 2, which produces MAQAKISAKASEGQQQQQQQQQQSAGQLRGRFYRSTSMADRSSRLLENLDQLELRVEAFRDAASAMEQEKETLLEMIHNIQNSQDMRHISEGEREELNLTANRLMGRTLTVEVSVETIRNAQQQESLLHATKMIDEIVNKLLDDLEDAKIRLMSLYGACTSDVPAGPIDQKFQSVVIGCAIEDQKKIKRRLETLLRNLENSEKSITLLEHQKSSVRQSCNNKQD; this is translated from the exons ATGGCCCAGGCCAAGATCAGCGCCAAGGCGAgcgaggggcagcagcagcagcagcagcagcagcagcagtcggCAGGGCAGCTCCGGGGCCGCTTCTACCGCTCCACCTCCATGGCCGACCGCTCCAGCCGCCTGCTGGAGaacctggaccagctggagcTGAG GGTAGAGGCTTTCCGTGACGCGGCGTCTGCTATGGAACAAGAGAAGGAAACCCTGCTGGAAATGATCCACAACATACAGAACAGCCAGGACATGAGGCACATCAGCGAAG GTGAGAGAGAAGAGCTGAACTTGACCGCCAATCGCCTGATGGGCCGCACCCTGACGGTGGAGGTGTCCGTGGAAACCATCCGCAACGCCCAGCAGCAGGAATCCCTGCTGCACGCCACCAAGATGATCGACGAAATTGTCAATAAACTTCTGGACGACTTGGAAGACGCCAAAATCCGCCTCATGTCGCTTTACGGCGCGTGCACGTCCGACGTGCCGGCGGGACCCATCGACCAGAAATTTCAGTCCGTCGTGATCGGGTGCGCCATCGAGGACCAGAAGAAGATCAAGCGAAGGCTAGAGACTCTGCTCCGGAACCTGGAGAATTCGGAGAAGTCCATCACGTTGTTAGAGCACCAGAAGTCCTCCGTGCGGCAGTCGTGCAACAACAAGCAGGATTGA
- the LOC116487712 gene encoding E3 SUMO-protein ligase ZNF451-like isoform X2 has product MEPYGSAAGSERRSSASESEDEIEFVGEGPLRPVLECIDLVSSEDEEPNSSSYDHRNARRKDHIDYQKERVASTLDRLARHVEVEKQQKEEKNKAFKEKVDSQYAHGLQELEFIREHSDTEAARLCVDQWLKMPGLKPGTVNSGRRGAYQRGGQTQVNSSPISCPVMRCNRNFDNGHLLLGHLKRFDHSPCDPTVTLHGPPNNAVACVICCKRFSTLQQYTDHLLSKLNENDGHKKDLPPQHIQCFACPQCFLLFTKRDECLQHMSGKKHFLQVYKLLEEKKDGFPLPFPSYAKKLLISLCKEVPFQVKCISCSQILRSHMELTAHFRTRCRNSGPVALSKKSISQIAGVFKTKGHCEGCDKLLADEKEITQHKQSTQHNVKVHATMEESILMFCHINEKNKDSSHLSHTMDRSRTLLKRHLTSNESINEGGSPSKRKSELPDKNEDHIGNQSQSNASKVKAWFCECLQKFFTEEAVENHILSANRICHKCAVCGKLAENSSIIHLHMSRFHGGAHLTNFLFWCRACSVDLLKEKDIMRHVTERHGGHSYYYEQEALADEPMPSVSDTACIYTSERKDRTPSPMELSPEKSPVLGKWQCRICEEMFESEDSVKQHCMSLESHAFHRYCCGLCKSHFRKVGTLQRHFQEHHNEEIQIKFFCGLCGNLFFDKEEEFLIHYKELHSMDYAFVPEQMEVSIKEDDDFLPVEKGERLTCGCRTSYISKINRRNDYVNCQKAMLQKGNLWFRCCFCSKTAQNVADLNSHLNCHASVKSKQEMYVVRCAACNKNFDDLQSAHQHYHTKHCFLQKPDISDLTPELENTVFKFTASGACVDKKPHESKLHAYPSKTQEKPQSPPLQGPFPVKKEKKENSAHCEEPGEDSELPDLDYLSTMTHIVLVDLDNWGNLFTQLPANLNQGTFIWGFQGGHSNWKPPVQCRIYNYLKRIGCFFLHPRCGTRREAADFALCVHAGRLDEHLPKQIPFTILSGDKSFLELETQFKMTQRSARILNPHHIEGDMMCALLNSISDTTKDSEEDEDMELTVKRSLEEKKKQEGCLIQ; this is encoded by the exons GAGAAAGTTGATTCCCAGTATGCTCACGGGTTGCAGGAACTAGAATTTATTCGGGAACACAGTGACACAGAAGCCGCAAGACTATGCGTGGACCAGTGGTTAAAAATGCCAG gTCTCAAACCGGGCACTGTTAACAGTGGAAGAAGGGGTGCTTATCAGAGGGGAGGTCAGACACAAGTCAACAGCAGTCCCATTTCTTGTCCTGTGATGCGTTGCAACAGAAATTTTGATAATGGGCATCTTCTCCTAGGTCACCTGAAAAG GTTTGATCACTCTCCTTGTGACCCAACAGTCACATTGCATGGACCCCCAAATAATGCTGTTGCCTGTGTGATATGCTGCAAAAGATTTTCCACCTTACAGCAGTACACTGATCATCTTTTATCTAAG ctaaATGAAAATGACGGACATAAAAAAGATCTCCCTCCACAGCATATTCAGTGTTTTGCATGCCCGCAGtgcttcctcctcttcaccaAAAGAGATGAGTGCTTGCAGCATATGTCAGGAAAGAAGCACTTCCTCCAGGTTTATAAATTGCTTG aggaaaagaaggatggctttcctctgcctttcccGTCATATGCAAAGAAACTGCTGATATCTCTCTGCAAAGAGGTCCCCTTCCAAGTGAAGTGCATATCCTGCTCCCAGATACTGCGCTCACACATGGAATTAACAGCTCATTTCAG AACACGTTGTCGTAATTCTGGCCCCGTGGCGCTGTCCAAGAAGAGCATCTCCCAGATCGCAGGGGTGTTCAAGACAAAAGGTCACTGTGAGGGCTGTGATAAGCTGCTTGCTGACGAGAAGGAGATCACCCAGCATAAGCAGAGCACTCAGCACAACGTTAAAGTTCATGCTACAATGGAAGAGTCCATCTTGATGTTCTGTCacatcaatgaaaaaaataaagactcaTCTCATTTGAGCCACACTATGGATCGATCAAGAACATTGCTCAAGAGACATTTGACGTCGAATGAATCAATCAATGAAGGTGGTTCTCCTTCAAAACGGAAGAGTGAACTGCCAGATAAGAACGAAGATCACATAGGAAACCAAAGTCAAAGTAATGCTAGCAAGGTAAAAGCCTGGTTTTGTGAATGCCTTCAGAAGTTTTTTACCGAAGAGGCAGTAGAAAACCACATTTTGTCAGCAAATAGGATCTGTCACAAGTGTGCTGTGTGCGGAAAGCTTGCTGAAAATTCAAGCATTATCCACCTGCACATGAGCCGATTCCATGGGGGAGCACACTTGACCAACTTCCTCTTCTGGTGCAGAGCATGCTCTGTAGATCTCCTCAAAGAAAAGGATATTATGAGGCACGTGACTGAACGTCATGGTGGACATAGTTACTATTACGAGCAAGAAGCTCTAGCAGATGAGCCTATGCCATCAGTTTCTGACACCGCATGCATTTACACCAGTGAAAGGAAAGACCGCACTCCCAGTCCTATGGAGCTCTCCCCTGAAAAAAGTCCTGTTCTGGGAAAATGGCAATGCCGCATTTGCGAGGAGATGTTTGAGTCTGAAGACAGTGTTAAACAGCACTGCATGTCCCTAGAAAGCCACGCGTTTCACAGGTATTGCTGTGGGTTGTGCAAAAGCCACTTTCGGAAAGTAGGAACACTGCAGCGACACTTCCAAGAGCATCATAACGAAGAGATACAAATTAAATTCTTCTGTGGCCTTTGTGGTAATCTCTTCTTTGACAAAGAGGAAGAATTCCTAATCCATTATAAAGAGCTTCATAGCATGGACTATGCGTTTGTGCCTGAACAGATGGAAGTATCGATAAAAGAAGACGATGACTTCCTCCCAGTAGAAAAGGGAGAGCGTTTAACCTGTGGCTGCCGGACCAGTTACATCTCCAAAATAAACAGGAGGAACGACTACGTGAATTGTCAGAAAGCCATGCTGCAAAAAGGAAACTTATGGTTTCGCTGTTGCTTCTGCTCCAAAACTGCACAGAACGTCGCCGACCTGAACAGCCATCTCAACTGCCACGCGTCAGTGAAAAGTAAGCAAGAGATGTATGTTGTCAGGTGTGCTGCGTGCAACAAAAACTTTGACGATCTTCAGAGCGCGCATCAACACTATCACACGAAACACTGCTTCTTGCAGAAACCTGATATATCAGATCTAACGCCGGAATTGGAAAATACAGTGTTCAAGTTCACAGCAAGCGGGGCTTGCGTGGACAAAAAGCCCCACGAATCAAAATTGCATGCATACCCATCCAAGACTCAGGAAAAACCACAGTCTCCTCCTCTGCAGGGACCATTCcctgtaaagaaagaaaaaaaagaaaactctgcaCACTGTGAAGAGCCCGGTGAAG ACAGCGAACTTCCTGACCTTGACTACCTGAGTACCATGACTCACATTGTGTTGGTGGATCTGGACAACTGGGGAAACTTATTCACGCAGCTGCCAGCCAACCTGAACCAAGGGACATTTATCTGGGGCTTTCAAG GAGGACACAGCAACTGGAAACCTCCAGTGCAGTGCAGAATTTATAATTATCTTAAGAGGATTGGATGCTTCTTCCTTCATCCACGTTGTGGTACCAGAAGAGAGGCAGCAGACTTTGCTCTCTGTGTTCAT GCTGGTCGTCTGGATGAGCACTTGCCCAAACAAATTCCTTTCACTATACTTTCCGGAGACAAAAGCTTCCTGGAACTGGAAACTCAGTTTAAGATGACTCAGCGGTCAGCTCGCATCCTAAATCCCCACCACATTGAAGGAGACATGATGTGTGCCTTGCTAAACAGCATTTCAGATACCACAAAAG atagcGAAGAGGATGAAGATATGGAACTGACAGTGAAAAGgagcttagaagaaaaaaagaaacaggaag GATGTTTAATTCAGTAA